A stretch of Synechococcus sp. MIT S9220 DNA encodes these proteins:
- a CDS encoding FAD-binding domain-containing protein, with protein sequence MALQLVWFKRDLRLEDHRPLIQALALGDVLPLYIVEPDLWRQQDVSGRQWEFCREALLDLQQAMAALGQPLVIRCGDAVTVLERARRQLGVSGLWSHEETGNDWTYARDRRVAAWARERSIPWREIPQFGVIRPLRTRGGWARRWEERMAEPITPAPTRLEPLQGVSTGEVPSAADLGLEPDPCPHRQHGGRHAGLNELEHFLDQRVGQYCQSISSPNRAFTGCSRLSTYLTWGCLSMREVLQRSRASRGRGARSFGSRLHWHCHFIQKLEDQPSIEWQDFHPFMRDLRDPDAERLSAWAEGRTGVPFVDACMRALRANGWINFRMRAMLMSFASYNLWLPWRDSGLHLARQFVDYEPGIHWSQCQMQSGSTSINTIRIYNPIKQGRDHDQDGVFIRRWCPELADIPTVHLHEPWALNGVMPIVDCADSARQAKERIFAIRHSAGFDRHADAIQRRHGSRRAGLPAPSRRRSRRRVSDPSVQQLAFDSDPSVQQLAFDL encoded by the coding sequence ATGGCGTTGCAGCTGGTTTGGTTCAAGCGTGACTTGCGGCTCGAGGATCACAGGCCACTGATCCAGGCACTGGCTCTTGGAGACGTGCTGCCTCTTTACATCGTTGAGCCTGATCTTTGGCGCCAGCAGGATGTCTCAGGTCGTCAGTGGGAGTTCTGCAGGGAAGCTCTGCTCGACCTTCAGCAGGCCATGGCTGCTCTTGGCCAGCCGCTGGTCATTCGCTGCGGGGATGCAGTGACAGTGCTTGAGCGTGCCAGGCGTCAGCTCGGAGTGTCGGGCCTCTGGAGTCATGAAGAGACTGGTAATGACTGGACCTACGCCAGAGACAGGCGGGTCGCGGCGTGGGCCAGGGAGCGCAGCATTCCCTGGCGAGAGATTCCGCAGTTCGGTGTGATCCGCCCGTTGCGGACACGTGGTGGATGGGCCCGGCGCTGGGAAGAGCGCATGGCGGAACCGATCACGCCTGCTCCCACCCGTCTCGAGCCACTGCAGGGGGTCTCAACCGGTGAAGTGCCTTCGGCTGCTGACCTGGGACTCGAGCCTGATCCATGCCCTCATCGCCAGCATGGTGGCCGTCATGCCGGTCTGAACGAACTCGAGCATTTCCTGGACCAACGGGTGGGGCAGTACTGCCAATCCATCTCCAGTCCGAACAGGGCCTTCACAGGATGTTCCAGGCTCTCGACTTATCTCACCTGGGGTTGCCTGTCCATGCGTGAGGTTCTTCAGCGCAGTCGTGCAAGCCGGGGACGTGGGGCGCGCAGTTTTGGGTCGAGGCTTCACTGGCACTGTCATTTCATCCAGAAGCTTGAGGATCAACCCTCAATCGAGTGGCAGGACTTTCACCCTTTCATGCGTGATCTCCGAGATCCTGATGCCGAGCGTCTATCGGCCTGGGCGGAAGGCCGAACCGGAGTGCCTTTTGTGGATGCCTGCATGCGGGCTCTGAGGGCCAATGGCTGGATCAACTTCCGGATGCGGGCAATGTTGATGTCGTTTGCGAGCTACAACCTCTGGTTGCCCTGGAGGGACAGCGGCCTGCACCTCGCCCGTCAGTTTGTGGATTACGAACCGGGGATTCACTGGAGTCAATGCCAGATGCAGTCGGGCAGCACCTCCATCAACACGATCCGGATCTACAACCCGATCAAGCAGGGTCGTGATCACGATCAGGACGGCGTGTTCATCCGCCGCTGGTGCCCTGAACTGGCGGACATTCCCACGGTGCATCTTCATGAACCCTGGGCGCTCAACGGCGTTATGCCGATTGTGGATTGTGCCGATTCAGCAAGACAGGCCAAGGAGCGGATCTTCGCGATCAGGCATTCAGCTGGCTTTGACCGCCATGCCGATGCGATTCAGCGGCGGCATGGCTCCAGGCGGGCTGGTTTGCCGGCACCATCCCGACGACGATCACGTCGCCGCGTTAGTGATCCATCGGTGCAGCAGCTGGCCTTCGATAGTGATCCATCGGTGCAGCAGCTGGCCTTCGATCTCTAG
- a CDS encoding Crp/Fnr family transcriptional regulator, whose translation MNALLDTMRALAQKSEVHGAHTGDVIFKADEPGASMFGVLEGRLRLSWTNENGQQGYELIEAGNVFGAGALVMEGHRRLGTAKAETDCRLIEMNREKFLFAVQESPMFAVELLASVDARLRDLKIAPQA comes from the coding sequence GTGAATGCTCTCCTCGACACCATGCGTGCCCTTGCTCAGAAGAGTGAGGTGCATGGCGCTCATACTGGCGACGTGATCTTCAAGGCTGACGAGCCTGGTGCGTCGATGTTCGGTGTGCTTGAGGGCAGACTCCGACTGAGCTGGACCAATGAAAACGGCCAGCAGGGATATGAACTGATCGAAGCTGGCAATGTGTTTGGTGCCGGTGCGTTGGTGATGGAAGGCCATCGTCGACTGGGCACGGCAAAGGCTGAAACCGATTGCCGCCTGATCGAGATGAACCGCGAGAAATTTCTGTTTGCCGTTCAGGAGTCGCCCATGTTTGCCGTCGAGCTTCTGGCCTCAGTCGACGCCCGTCTGCGTGATCTGAAGATTGCACCCCAAGCCTGA
- a CDS encoding transaldolase: MATLLEQLSAMTVVVADTGDLEAIRKFTPRDATTNPSLILAAAQIPAYQSLIDEALRSSRHLIGDSAPVETVVREALDEISVIFGKEILKIVPRRVSTEVDARLSYDTAATIEKGRKLVRLYNDAGISNDRVLIKIASTWEGIKAAEVLEREGIHCNLTLLFGFAQAAACAEAGVTLVSPFVGRILDWYKAETGRDSYPGPEDPGVLSVTRIFNYFKAYGYKTEVMGASFRNLDEITELAGCDLLTISPKLLDQLRSSEAILNRKLDATNPSNSEPQIHVDKEQFDSLMASDRMATDKLGEGIKGFSKAIETLESMLAHRLAELEGGQAFGHAVQEIFMLNDMNGDGCITRDEWLGSDAVFDALDADHDGRLTQEEVRCGFGSALSLTRA; encoded by the coding sequence ATGGCAACTCTTCTTGAGCAGCTCTCTGCGATGACCGTTGTGGTGGCGGATACGGGTGATCTTGAAGCAATTCGCAAATTCACACCACGGGATGCCACCACGAATCCATCCCTGATTCTTGCTGCTGCTCAGATCCCTGCTTATCAAAGTCTGATCGATGAGGCCCTGCGATCCTCCCGTCATCTGATCGGCGATAGTGCACCCGTTGAGACGGTGGTGCGCGAGGCGCTCGATGAGATCAGCGTGATTTTCGGCAAGGAAATCCTCAAGATCGTGCCCCGCCGTGTGTCCACCGAGGTTGATGCTCGGCTCAGTTACGACACTGCCGCCACGATTGAAAAGGGTCGCAAGCTGGTTCGCCTTTACAACGACGCCGGCATCAGTAATGATCGCGTGTTGATCAAGATCGCCTCCACCTGGGAGGGTATCAAAGCTGCTGAAGTGCTTGAGAGGGAAGGCATTCACTGCAATCTCACGCTCCTGTTTGGCTTTGCTCAGGCGGCGGCCTGCGCTGAAGCAGGCGTGACTCTCGTTTCGCCGTTCGTTGGCCGCATCCTCGACTGGTACAAAGCCGAGACAGGAAGGGATTCTTATCCCGGTCCGGAGGACCCCGGTGTCTTGTCTGTCACCAGAATCTTCAACTACTTCAAGGCCTACGGCTACAAGACTGAGGTGATGGGGGCTAGTTTTCGCAACCTTGATGAAATCACCGAGCTTGCCGGTTGCGATCTGCTCACCATTTCACCCAAGTTGCTGGATCAGCTGCGTTCCAGTGAGGCCATTCTCAATCGCAAACTCGATGCGACAAACCCCTCAAACAGTGAGCCTCAGATCCACGTCGACAAGGAGCAGTTCGACAGCCTGATGGCCTCTGATCGGATGGCCACAGACAAACTTGGTGAAGGCATCAAGGGCTTCAGCAAAGCGATTGAAACGCTTGAAAGCATGCTGGCCCATCGACTCGCGGAACTTGAGGGTGGTCAGGCTTTCGGTCATGCCGTGCAGGAGATCTTCATGCTGAATGACATGAACGGTGACGGCTGCATCACGCGTGATGAATGGCTGGGCAGTGATGCTGTGTTTGATGCTCTGGATGCAGATCATGACGGCCGACTTACTCAGGAAGAGGTGCGGTGCGGCTTCGGATCTGCCCTGTCACTGACCAGAGCCTGA